In one Pirellulales bacterium genomic region, the following are encoded:
- a CDS encoding GlsB/YeaQ/YmgE family stress response membrane protein gives MADVEFSTAVQQAANELLVWVGFGTLVGLLAKAIMPGRDPGGTVATLMMGIGGTIIGCGILSYFSDRHISPISPLGFVVGTAGAFLLLFFYRLMGGYFFREGVTAPPPGARMPFYRRGYSRRARYDE, from the coding sequence ATGGCCGATGTTGAATTTTCCACCGCCGTGCAACAAGCGGCCAACGAATTGTTGGTCTGGGTTGGCTTCGGCACGTTGGTCGGCTTGCTGGCCAAGGCCATTATGCCCGGCCGCGATCCCGGCGGCACCGTTGCCACGCTCATGATGGGCATTGGCGGCACCATTATTGGTTGCGGTATTCTGTCGTACTTTTCCGACCGGCACATCTCGCCAATCAGCCCGTTGGGGTTTGTCGTCGGCACAGCCGGCGCCTTCCTGCTCCTATTTTTCTACCGCTTGATGGGCGGCTACTTCTTCCGCGAAGGCGTAACGGCCCCACCGCCGGGCGCGCGGATGCCCTTTTACCGCCGCGGCTACTCTCGCCGCGCGCGTTACGACGAGTGA
- a CDS encoding SRPBCC domain-containing protein, whose product MNTEPNPSANKEFTISRTFDAPRDMVWKAWTEREHLMKWFGPKGCMISTANLDFRPGGVFHYAMKTPDGKEMWGKFVYREIVPPEKIVLINSFSDAQGGITRHPMSPTWPREMLSTSLFTEQQGKTTITLTWIPFNATAEEWATFNAAHGGMQQGWNGTFEQLEEYLAKLPG is encoded by the coding sequence ATGAATACCGAACCGAACCCATCTGCCAACAAAGAATTTACCATTTCGCGCACCTTCGACGCCCCGCGCGATATGGTCTGGAAAGCGTGGACCGAGCGCGAGCATTTGATGAAATGGTTCGGTCCCAAGGGTTGTATGATTTCGACGGCCAATCTCGATTTCCGCCCCGGCGGCGTGTTTCATTACGCCATGAAAACCCCCGACGGCAAAGAAATGTGGGGTAAGTTTGTGTACCGCGAAATTGTGCCGCCGGAAAAAATTGTGCTCATCAATTCCTTTTCCGACGCGCAAGGAGGCATTACCCGGCATCCGATGAGCCCCACTTGGCCGCGGGAGATGCTTTCGACTTCGCTGTTCACCGAGCAGCAGGGGAAGACGACGATCACGCTGACTTGGATTCCGTTCAACGCCACGGCCGAAGAATGGGCCACCTTCAACGCCGCGCATGGCGGCATGCAGCAGGGCTGGAACGGCACCTTCGAGCAGTTGGAGGAATACCTGGCAAAATTGCCTGGATAG
- a CDS encoding SRPBCC family protein, whose amino-acid sequence MPLYIIVLIIAAVIVVGLCLIIALQPGSFRVERSTIISAPAATVFGNVNDLHRWDAWSPWIGIDANLQQTYEGPPAGEGAIYSWVGKKTGAGRMTIIESRLNQLVKIKLEFFKPFMGTNTVEFTFQPDGNQTVVTWLMYGPKNFVAKMMHMLVNMDSMVGGMFAQGLAKLRIVSES is encoded by the coding sequence ATGCCGCTGTACATTATCGTTCTTATCATCGCCGCGGTCATTGTTGTCGGCCTGTGTTTGATCATTGCCCTGCAGCCTGGCTCGTTTCGGGTGGAGCGCTCCACAATCATTTCCGCGCCGGCAGCCACCGTATTTGGCAACGTGAACGATTTGCACCGCTGGGACGCCTGGTCGCCGTGGATTGGCATTGACGCCAACTTGCAGCAAACCTACGAGGGTCCGCCGGCCGGCGAAGGGGCAATTTACAGTTGGGTCGGCAAAAAAACGGGAGCCGGCCGCATGACGATTATCGAAAGCCGCCTGAATCAGCTCGTGAAAATCAAGTTGGAATTTTTCAAGCCATTCATGGGAACCAATACCGTCGAGTTCACGTTTCAGCCTGACGGCAATCAAACCGTCGTGACCTGGTTGATGTACGGTCCCAAAAACTTTGTGGCCAAAATGATGCACATGCTGGTCAACATGGACAGCATGGTCGGGGGCATGTTCGCTCAGGGCCTGGCGAAACTGAGGATCGTCAGTGAATCCTAG
- a CDS encoding metalloregulator ArsR/SmtB family transcription factor, translated as MIADPLSTTFAALADPTRRAILARLSKGATSVTKLAEPFRITLPGISKHLKVLERAGLIARDRKAQWRPCRLRAKPLKNVADWVERYRRFWEESFDRLDEYLQELQEQGRKK; from the coding sequence ATGATTGCCGATCCCCTCAGCACCACGTTCGCCGCGCTGGCCGATCCCACACGCCGGGCGATTTTGGCGCGGCTGTCGAAAGGGGCGACATCGGTTACCAAATTGGCCGAGCCGTTTCGCATTACCCTGCCGGGAATTTCCAAGCACCTGAAAGTGCTGGAAAGGGCAGGGTTAATTGCCCGAGATCGGAAGGCCCAGTGGCGACCGTGTCGGCTGCGGGCCAAGCCGCTGAAAAACGTGGCCGATTGGGTGGAGCGCTACCGCCGCTTTTGGGAAGAAAGCTTCGACCGGCTGGACGAGTACTTGCAAGAGCTGCAAGAGCAGGGGCGTAAAAAGTAA
- a CDS encoding GNAT family N-acetyltransferase, with protein sequence MFNVTELNSLSELSGLQTVWGDLLAATPGATFFQSLPWLQTYWQFYGDGVSALSHAANENTAPVRPERLRVLVVEANRELVGILPLVMTTEPYRVGPVRVLGYPLAGWGSFYGPIGPHPAATLQAGLQHIRRTDRDWDLLDLRWVDAEIDSNNTPQAMQAAGFGFDRQVWHQSAQVDLTPGWENYWGTRKSTWRSNVRRCERLLLKRGKLEYFRYRPLGEAHADGDPRWDLYDTCVQLAERSWQGDSSTGTTLSHDSVRSYLRAAHESAARAGAVDMNLLLLRDKPVAFSYNYHYRGWVYGVRNGYDPMAVQEGAGTVLLGKMIEDSCLCGDRLIDLGPNYLECKRYWLTRLQPAYHYTHFHPARLRAQALRLKRIVKRWLAWSRPEPQSAADQKSVNLLG encoded by the coding sequence ATGTTCAACGTAACAGAGCTTAATTCGCTGTCAGAACTGAGCGGTTTACAGACCGTATGGGGCGATTTGCTGGCCGCGACCCCGGGGGCGACCTTTTTCCAATCGCTCCCCTGGTTGCAAACGTACTGGCAGTTTTATGGAGATGGCGTGTCGGCCCTAAGCCATGCCGCTAACGAAAACACAGCCCCCGTCCGTCCGGAGCGGTTGCGGGTGCTGGTTGTGGAAGCCAATCGTGAGTTAGTCGGCATCTTGCCATTAGTCATGACCACCGAACCTTATCGGGTTGGCCCGGTGCGAGTGCTGGGCTATCCCCTGGCCGGTTGGGGTAGCTTTTACGGCCCGATTGGTCCACATCCGGCTGCTACGTTGCAAGCCGGCTTGCAACACATTCGCCGCACGGACCGAGATTGGGATTTGCTCGATCTGCGCTGGGTCGATGCCGAAATCGACAGCAACAACACTCCCCAGGCAATGCAAGCGGCGGGTTTCGGTTTTGACCGTCAAGTATGGCATCAATCTGCACAAGTGGATCTAACACCAGGCTGGGAAAATTATTGGGGCACGCGCAAATCGACTTGGCGAAGCAATGTGCGCCGCTGTGAACGGCTGCTACTCAAGCGCGGCAAGCTGGAATATTTCCGCTATCGTCCGTTGGGCGAGGCACACGCTGACGGCGACCCACGCTGGGATTTGTACGACACCTGCGTGCAGTTGGCGGAACGGAGTTGGCAAGGCGATTCGAGCACCGGCACTACGCTTTCCCACGACTCGGTGCGGTCCTACCTGCGTGCGGCACACGAATCCGCAGCCCGGGCCGGCGCGGTCGACATGAATTTATTGTTGCTCCGCGATAAGCCGGTGGCGTTTTCGTACAACTATCATTATCGCGGCTGGGTCTACGGCGTTCGCAACGGTTACGATCCGATGGCGGTGCAGGAAGGGGCCGGCACGGTGTTGCTGGGCAAAATGATCGAAGACAGTTGCCTCTGCGGCGATCGGCTGATTGATTTGGGCCCGAATTACTTGGAGTGCAAGCGCTACTGGCTGACCCGCTTACAGCCGGCCTACCATTACACGCACTTCCATCCCGCCCGGCTGCGTGCTCAAGCCTTGCGCTTGAAGCGCATCGTCAAACGCTGGCTGGCCTGGAGCCGGCCCGAGCCGCAGTCTGCCGCCGATCAAAAATCTGTCAATCTGCTTGGATGA
- a CDS encoding DUF1549 domain-containing protein, whose protein sequence is MLKPISVVVVGLVLAAWGLSLPAAEYNTSAKKTPLITWTGKADPFSQSKLEPTALAKVIDHSLTEDLAASDDTNKVLTFSKRASDEVFLRRVYLDFIGHNPTADEVTTFVLDPAKDKRDKLIVKLLDDPRFGENWGRYWRDVIMYRRQEDRAMLVQPALTDYLTEQFNKNTPWDAIARSFMTADGDVKDNGATGIIMAQNGMTSDITSEISRIFLGVQIQCANCHDHKTDRWKREQFHQLAAFFPRVALKPDNAGEKRTFVVSGNDNPIRRVNPKMANRPVGSPEHFMPDLKHPESEGTKMQPVFFLTGQNLPFGTPDAQRRETIAKWITDPRDEWFAKAFVNRIWAELVGEGFYNPIDDLGPDRTCSAPKTMEILGHEFADSRFDIKRLFHIIADTEAYQRDSRSRRKPDEMPFAANCPERLRGDEVYDALVSALGANEDMPALRFAAADGAKGGKAAALLRSPRNQFDQVFGYDPSAPRDEVTGSIPQALLMMNGPQINRAITGFRPGGGTLGQLLNSTSDNEAVATELYLRCLGREPNKAELQTCVDHVKKTSNRTTGFEDVLWALINSTEFLQRR, encoded by the coding sequence ATGTTAAAGCCTATTTCTGTGGTGGTCGTAGGACTGGTTTTGGCGGCCTGGGGTCTGTCGCTGCCGGCGGCCGAGTACAACACTTCCGCGAAGAAAACGCCGCTGATTACATGGACCGGCAAGGCCGATCCGTTTTCGCAAAGCAAATTGGAGCCGACGGCGCTGGCCAAGGTAATCGACCATTCGCTTACTGAAGATTTGGCCGCCTCGGACGATACCAACAAGGTGCTGACGTTCAGCAAGCGCGCCAGCGACGAAGTGTTTTTGCGGCGGGTGTATCTCGATTTCATCGGCCATAATCCGACAGCCGACGAAGTGACCACCTTCGTGCTCGATCCGGCCAAGGACAAGCGCGATAAGCTGATTGTCAAATTGCTCGACGATCCGCGCTTCGGCGAAAACTGGGGCCGCTATTGGCGCGACGTCATTATGTATCGTCGCCAGGAAGATCGGGCCATGCTGGTGCAGCCGGCGCTCACCGACTACCTGACCGAGCAGTTCAACAAGAACACGCCGTGGGATGCCATTGCCCGCTCGTTCATGACCGCCGACGGCGACGTGAAAGACAACGGCGCGACCGGCATTATTATGGCGCAAAACGGCATGACGTCCGATATTACTTCAGAAATTTCGCGCATTTTCTTGGGCGTGCAAATTCAGTGCGCCAACTGTCACGACCATAAAACCGATCGCTGGAAGCGCGAACAGTTTCACCAATTGGCGGCCTTCTTCCCGCGAGTTGCCCTCAAGCCAGACAACGCAGGCGAGAAGCGCACGTTTGTTGTTTCCGGGAACGACAACCCGATCCGGCGAGTCAATCCAAAAATGGCCAACCGTCCGGTCGGCAGCCCCGAGCATTTCATGCCCGACTTGAAGCATCCGGAATCAGAAGGAACGAAAATGCAGCCGGTGTTTTTCCTCACCGGCCAAAACTTGCCGTTCGGCACGCCCGATGCCCAGCGCCGTGAAACCATTGCCAAGTGGATTACCGATCCGCGCGACGAATGGTTTGCCAAGGCGTTCGTCAACCGCATTTGGGCCGAGCTGGTGGGCGAAGGATTTTATAACCCCATCGACGACCTTGGGCCCGACCGCACTTGCAGCGCGCCCAAAACCATGGAAATTTTAGGGCACGAGTTTGCTGACAGCCGCTTCGATATCAAGCGGCTATTTCACATTATTGCCGATACTGAAGCGTACCAGCGCGACAGCCGTTCGCGCCGCAAGCCCGACGAAATGCCCTTTGCGGCCAATTGCCCGGAGCGTTTGCGCGGCGACGAAGTGTACGACGCGCTGGTTTCCGCCTTGGGCGCGAACGAAGACATGCCGGCCCTGCGATTTGCCGCGGCCGACGGCGCCAAGGGAGGCAAAGCCGCGGCACTTCTCCGATCGCCGCGAAATCAATTCGACCAGGTGTTTGGTTACGATCCCAGCGCACCCCGCGACGAAGTGACCGGCTCCATTCCGCAAGCCCTGCTAATGATGAACGGGCCGCAAATCAATCGGGCCATTACCGGCTTCCGTCCCGGCGGCGGCACGTTGGGGCAGTTGCTCAACTCTACTAGCGATAATGAGGCCGTGGCCACCGAATTGTATTTGCGCTGCCTGGGGCGCGAACCGAATAAAGCCGAACTCCAAACTTGTGTCGATCACGTGAAAAAAACCAGCAACCGCACCACAGGATTTGAAGATGTGCTGTGGGCGCTGATTAATTCGACGGAATTTTTACAACGGAGGTAG
- a CDS encoding DUF1501 domain-containing protein, whose product MSIQLCHCITAKAHKEGAFGRRDFLKGISASAIAGGLAGGLLHWTDLVTANAADLRSRGMACILLWMQGGPSQFETFSPKPGTATGGETKAISTAVPGIQIASDFPEVAKQAGDIAFIRSVNSREGAHPRAQLLMHTGYLPLATVKYPTLGSLVAHEIADAAGQLPSFVRIGGGRASGGGGGFLGNEFDPFDIPNPSAPPTNTTVQTDMGRYNNRLDLLGQLEIAAGGGKLSSESADHQKLYQRAVKMITSPDMRAFDLTKENDKTRAAYGDSAFGNGCLLARRLVEAGVTFVEVQLDGWDTHQDNFARVSRLADTVDKPFAALVADLKQRGLLDKTLVIWMGEFGRTPNINANSGRDHFPKAFNVALAGAGIRGGRVIGETDATGQEIKERPVAVNDLFQTFCKSLGMKPEHENMSSIGRPIKVVDGGKPVHELFS is encoded by the coding sequence ATGTCTATCCAACTTTGCCATTGCATTACCGCCAAAGCTCATAAAGAAGGCGCCTTCGGCCGGCGCGATTTTCTGAAAGGCATTTCGGCCTCTGCCATCGCCGGCGGACTGGCGGGCGGGTTGTTGCACTGGACCGATTTAGTCACCGCCAACGCCGCCGATTTGCGCAGCCGCGGTATGGCTTGCATTTTGCTGTGGATGCAAGGCGGCCCCAGCCAGTTCGAAACGTTCAGCCCCAAACCCGGCACAGCCACCGGCGGCGAAACCAAGGCCATTTCCACGGCCGTTCCCGGCATTCAAATCGCCTCCGACTTTCCCGAAGTGGCCAAGCAGGCGGGCGACATTGCTTTCATCCGCTCGGTCAACAGCCGAGAAGGCGCGCATCCCCGCGCACAGTTGCTCATGCACACCGGATATTTGCCGCTGGCGACGGTGAAGTATCCCACGTTAGGTTCCCTGGTGGCCCACGAAATTGCCGATGCCGCCGGGCAATTGCCCTCGTTTGTGCGCATCGGCGGCGGACGTGCCAGCGGCGGCGGCGGTGGATTTTTGGGCAATGAGTTCGATCCGTTCGACATTCCCAACCCTAGCGCTCCGCCCACCAACACCACCGTGCAAACCGACATGGGCCGCTACAACAACCGGCTCGATTTGCTCGGCCAGTTGGAAATTGCGGCCGGCGGCGGAAAGCTGTCGTCGGAATCGGCCGATCATCAAAAACTGTACCAACGGGCCGTGAAGATGATCACCAGCCCCGACATGAGAGCGTTCGACTTAACCAAGGAAAACGATAAAACCCGCGCCGCTTACGGCGACAGCGCCTTTGGCAACGGCTGCTTGCTGGCCCGGCGGCTGGTGGAGGCAGGCGTGACGTTTGTCGAAGTGCAGTTGGACGGCTGGGACACGCACCAAGATAATTTCGCCCGCGTTTCGCGGCTGGCCGACACGGTCGACAAGCCGTTCGCCGCGCTGGTGGCGGACCTCAAGCAGCGCGGCCTGCTCGATAAAACGCTGGTCATTTGGATGGGCGAATTCGGCCGCACGCCCAACATTAATGCCAACAGCGGCCGCGACCACTTCCCCAAAGCGTTCAACGTGGCCTTGGCCGGCGCCGGCATTCGCGGCGGCCGCGTCATTGGCGAAACTGACGCCACGGGCCAGGAAATCAAGGAACGCCCCGTGGCTGTGAACGATTTGTTCCAAACCTTCTGCAAAAGCCTGGGCATGAAGCCCGAGCACGAAAACATGAGCAGCATCGGCCGGCCGATCAAAGTGGTCGACGGCGGCAAACCCGTGCACGAGCTGTTTTCGTAA